A genomic stretch from Lathyrus oleraceus cultivar Zhongwan6 chromosome 2, CAAS_Psat_ZW6_1.0, whole genome shotgun sequence includes:
- the LOC127122087 gene encoding uncharacterized protein LOC127122087: MTDVPSSAERLLGDYGGANAQTDRLTIVNQLVNVANFQLHPSTINQLERKYFMGKVNEDANKHLQRFLAMSNTLKIDGHTEEAKKFRMFPIGVSVEETKQLIDTAAGGSINFSTATGFKKIIEAIASNEHIELYDRCQSKPEGVIDLKLETMKSRIEDIIATEVEKKLKAMNIGTRQVAQKNHPNFSWKDQKATTPQHGQYQTQYQQHQQQQIPKKAEWEITIEFQMGQIAQQIASSSQAQGVLPSATVPNPREHHNVNAVTTRSGKSEEVVEEVDEEEDQLIEVGLEIKENEVVREEVVATKLVVKETVIELKPVVKLPLPTRNKKKGQHEKNFEKLLELFKKLEINIPLLKALEEMPTYAKFIISKKRTTNTNPIILTETCSAILQGIKIRIKKEDRGVVTIPCTIGDRSFNKALIDMGASVSLMPLSIYKKLGIGVVQDTRMTLQFADHSVKKPYEMPEDEEIPLILGRPFLETGRCVINIEEGTMTLKVYDEEVKINVRNTMKDKDDICTSHTVEVLNQAMIYDGPLNTPPSPLKRVLSLSKSDSDKEQDNGDP, translated from the exons ATGACTGATGTTCCATCGTCAGCAGAAAGACTGTTGGGAGACTACGGAGGTGCAAATGCACAAACCGACAGATTAACTATTGTCAACCAACTAGTGAACGTGGCTAATTTCCAGCTACACCCGAGCACCATTAATCAACTTGAAAGAAAGTATTTTATGGGAAAAGtgaatgaagatgcaaacaagcatttgcAGAGGTTTTTGGCCATGAGCAACACTctaaaaattgatggtcacactgaaGAAGCCAAGAAGTTTAGAATGTTCCC catcggTGTTTCTGTGGaagag accaaacagttgattgatacTGCAGCCGGTGGTTCCATAAATTTTTCAACAGCCACTGGTTTTAAGAAGATCATTGAAGCTATTGCTTCAAATGAGCACATAGAGTTGTACGATAGGTGTCAAAGCAAACCAGAAGGGGTGATAGATTTAAAGCTGGAAACTATGAAAAGTCGTATTGAAGATATTATAGCTACTGAAGTTGAGAAAAAGCTGAAggcgatgaatataggtacccGACAGGTGGCACAG aagaatcatcccaacttctcCTGGAAAGACCAAAAAGCGACCACCCCTCAACATGGTCAGtaccaaactcaatatcaacaacatcagcaacaacaGATACCTAAGAAAGCTGAGTGGGAGATTACCATTGAATTCCAGATGGGTCAAATCGCTCAACAAATAGCATCAagttctcaagcacaaggtgTTCTACCTAGTGCAACTGTGCCCAATCCTAGAGAGCATCATAATGTGAACGCTGTGACAACACGAAGTGGTAAATCTGAGGAAGTTGTTGAGGAAGTAGATGAAGAGGAAGACCAATTGATCGAAGTGGGCCttgagatcaaagaaaatgaagttgttaGAGAAGAAGTGGTAGCAACGAAACTGGTTGTGAAAGAAACAGTCATTGAGCTCAAGCCGGTTGTTAAGCTCCCACTCCCCACGAGAAACAAGAAAAAAGGACAACATGAGAAAAATTTCGAAAAATTATtagagttgttcaagaagctAGAGATTAACATTCCTTTGTTGAAGGCACTTGAAGAAATGCCTACTTATGCCAAGTTCATCATTTCGAAGAAGCGTACCACCAACACTAACCCGATTATTCTaaccgaaacttgtagtgctattttgcagggtataAAGATTCGGATAAAGAAGGAAGATCGAGGAGTTGTCACCATCCCATGTACTATTGGAGATAGGTCGTTCAACAAAGCTCTTATTGATAtgggagctagtgtgagtctcatgccattatccatttacaagaagcTTGGTATAGGGGTGGTGCAAGATACCAGGATGACGCTCCAATTTGCGGATCATTCGGTCAAGAAACCGTATG agatgccggaagatgaagagatcccTCTCATTCTTGGTAGACCCTTTTTGGAGACGGGAAGATGTGTAATCAACATAGAAGAAGGAACCATGACGTTGAAGGTTTATGATGAGGAAGTGAAAATCAATGTTCGAAACACCATGAAAGACAAAGACGATATTTGCACCAGTCACACTGTAGAGGTTTTGAATCAGGCAATGATATATGATGGCCCTTTGAATACACCACCATCACCTTTGAAAAGAGTGTTGAGCTTGTCCAAGTCCGACAGTGATAAAGAACAGGACAACGGGGACCCCTAA